One window from the genome of Parasteatoda tepidariorum isolate YZ-2023 chromosome 8, CAS_Ptep_4.0, whole genome shotgun sequence encodes:
- the LOC122272633 gene encoding uncharacterized protein, protein MWCGRLLIEFHEENQCSRYLSSALKFYIKAIEIYKEARYLLHIRPFNMIMKKLLRLSSKFRVHQSVFLELLRLLSTDRYYYLSDFLTDDEVCVLEDIFRAANELKLDILVLWEKVDSGSYTLFNWFIYEHAEFLIPLIKFGKIENMARESGFLCLQCSLFILDTSTIVNIDCEYNSTTFRAWQTLRLFFLAKSDMDPTIGTYVLKLLWNSITEPFLCQEEFEKIVKAIETSDRLTAAWDWYANHVLENVISPREPRSLVHLSRCSVRRQLATCLQLPCGVDQINVPKILKDYILLEH, encoded by the exons ATGTGGTGTGGCCGCCTTCTGATTGAATTCCACGAAGAAAACCAATGCAGTCGGTATTTATCGTCTGCTCtgaagttttatataaaagcgATTGAAATCTACAAAGAGGCTCGCTATCTTTTACATATCCGTCCttttaatatgataatgaaaaaacttttaaggctTTCATCTAAATTTCGCGTTCACCAGAGTGTATTTCTCGAGCTTTTGAGATTGCTTAGCACAGATCGATATTATTATCTGTCTGATTTTCTGACTGACGATGAGGTTTGTGTGTTAGAAGATATATTTAGAGCAGCAAACGAACTTAAACTAGATATATTGGTGTTATGGGAAAAAGTAGACAGCGGAtcttacactttatttaattgGTTTATATATGAACACGCTGAATTTCTTATTCCATTAATCAAATTTGGAAAGATAGAGAACATGGCAAGGGAGAGTGGTTTTCTTTGTTTGCAGTGTTCATTGTTCat ATTGGATACGTCAACTATAGTGAACATTGACTGTGAATACAACTCCACAACATTCCGCGCATGGCAAACTTTGCGTTTGTTTTTTCTAGCAAAGTCAGACATGGATCCAACTATAGGAACCTACGTACTGAAGTTATTGTGGAATAGTATAACAGAGCCATTCCTGTGTCAGGAAGAGTTCGAAAAGATTGTCAAAGCAATTGAAACATCTGATCGATTAACTGCAGCATGGGATTGGTATGCAAACCATGTGCTGGAAAACGTCATCTCACCCAGAGAACCAAGGTCTCTGGTCCATCTTTCAAGGTGTTCCGTTCGTAGGCAACTGGCGACATGCCTTCAGCTTCCGTGTGGTGTTGACCAGATTAATGTTCCGAAGATTCTAAAAGATTATATTCTTTTGGAACATTGA